A single genomic interval of Salinarchaeum sp. IM2453 harbors:
- a CDS encoding 23S rRNA (uridine(2552)-2'-O)-methyltransferase, with protein MARKDDYYNRAKQEGYRARSAYKLKQIDSEVGLFDDGAVVVDLGAAPGGWMQVAAEKVGKTGTVVGVDRQRIDPLEDTEATVELLRGDITEEETHERITSTVESVTGIQPEGKQNGPVDVVLSDMAPNMSGDYDLDHARSVYLAKQAANVGQAVLRAGGDLVIKVFQGRDLDDLEAELEEDFEYVRRYTPEASRDESSEIYLIARSFLTAPVRPGDELTVEITDTGQEGDGITTVEGYTLFVSGANEGESIDVRVTDCKANFGFAERI; from the coding sequence ATGGCTCGAAAAGATGATTATTACAATCGGGCAAAACAGGAAGGATATCGGGCCCGGTCAGCATACAAGCTAAAACAGATTGATTCAGAGGTGGGATTATTTGATGATGGAGCAGTAGTGGTTGATCTTGGGGCAGCACCTGGTGGATGGATGCAGGTTGCCGCTGAAAAAGTTGGAAAAACAGGAACAGTGGTTGGGGTTGATCGGCAACGAATTGATCCACTAGAAGACACAGAGGCAACAGTTGAGTTACTTCGCGGAGACATTACCGAAGAGGAGACACATGAGCGAATAACCAGTACAGTCGAATCTGTAACGGGTATTCAGCCAGAAGGAAAGCAAAATGGTCCTGTTGATGTAGTGTTGTCGGATATGGCACCGAATATGTCGGGAGATTATGATCTTGATCATGCCCGATCAGTCTACTTAGCAAAACAGGCAGCCAACGTTGGACAGGCTGTGCTACGGGCAGGAGGTGACCTCGTAATTAAGGTCTTCCAGGGCCGAGATCTTGACGATCTAGAAGCAGAACTTGAAGAGGATTTTGAATACGTTCGGCGATATACTCCAGAAGCGTCTCGTGATGAATCTTCTGAGATTTACCTTATCGCAAGGTCATTCCTAACAGCACCTGTTCGTCCGGGCGATGAACTAACAGTGGAAATCACAGATACTGGACAAGAAGGAGATGGAATCACGACAGTTGAGGGGTATACGCTCTTTGTGTCAGGTGCGAATGAAGGGGAGTCAATTGATGTTAGGGTCACTGACTGTAAAGCGAATTTTGGCTTTGCAGAGCGAATTTAG